The DNA window TATTAACATGAAAATAGTGATCATTATGGATAAATCCTCGCTCAGACCACCTGCGCCCCCTAACCTTAAACAAACAGAGCATTTCCAGCATGTGAGAAAGTGTctcacacagacaaaagaaactTTCACACTCCATGACAGGAGTTATGTGAAAACAGATGAACCCTGCTCTTTAGTCAACCATGCTGTAGCTACCGTTACAGGACCTTAACAAATTATGTATTTGAATCTCATTTTTGTTTAAGGTGTACCAGTTATTTAAccatatataaataattatttctgtCAACTAAAATTGTCTTTCCCCAAATCGAGCACATCACAACAGAACCATGAAAaacaggacagagacacaggatgCTAAACTAACCCTGGACCCACAGTCTCAGTGGCAACACAGTTCAGCCATCACATGGTACATGTTGGCACACAGATGTCCTTGTGATCATCTACCAAATCTGTGGGTACACAGTTGTTGTGGAGAACACTGAAAGCACACGTGGGAAGTAAATGAATATATGGtcactaaatgtgtgtgtgtgtgtgtgtctgggtgttaTTAACCTCTTAGGTTAAAAAATACATAAGTTTATAAACtaaatatttacaaatataGCAGCCACGGGAAAAAACCGCACAAAGTCAAGTATATTTATAGAGTGTGTAAATAACTCACACTACgaaaagtgtttgtttgtgatatAAAGTTAGAGCAGATTAACATCTGTATTTTTCAAACttcaaaacaacatattttctgCCAGAATATCAAAGATTTGTTTTATAGTGCCAGTACGAACTATTGTAATGGGCTCCATTTGAGATGAAAAtccaatgaaataaaatactaCATGCTACAACATCCACAAGACAACCAGTCTACACAATTGTGTTTCACAAGTTACAAAACAGACCTCATATAAAGTaagttgtaaatactgttttatTGTTACTTTTACAATTACATACAACATGAAAATTTTGAGCAGAAGTTAAACAACAAAGGCGGATTCAGGAAAACACAAGACACAACATACTCGCCAGCCAGATCAAGAAACTCCTGGCTGATCCTAAGGACAACACATGACGGGATGACAACCCTTTTGTGGAGTTCTAAACACCCCCAGGACCTGCTGACAAAGCTGCGGTAGGCAAAGCGTCAGAGAAGTCTGTGGGAAGAGAATAAGACATTAGAGTTCCAAATAAAATCTTGCCTGCTAATACATTGCTCCAAAAAATTAAGGGACAGTATAACAGCAAGTCAGTTAAATTTCAGGGATAtttcagggatatcaatctgtccatttatgAAGCAAAAGTGataatgaatcagtttcacctgctgCAATAAAGAAGCAAAATCAAGTCAACCTCCAAAAAGGGAATGGTTTAACATGTGGTGGAcactgacagctgctctctctttatccttcctgactgattcttctctaGCTCTGAGttctgctagtgtccttgtcactactggtagcatgaggctgtacctgcagcccaatcaggttgcacaggtagtccagctcttCCAGGAAGGCACATCCAAACGTGCGATCGCAAGAAGGTTTGCTGTATCTCCCAGCACAAtctcaagagcatggaggagataccaggagacggttacacaaggagagctggacagggctgTAGAAGGGGATCAACCCAGCAGTAGGACTGGTATCTGCTTCTTTGagtgaggaggaacaggaggagcactgccagaACTCTACAAAATGACCCTCACCTGGACAGTAGGTGCCCCTGTTCTTCTTTTCCCTGAGCCGTAGGTTGAGCCGGGTTGTGACACTGACCATGAGACTAGTgtgacctgtgctcacagcccagcaccgTGCAACTCAATTGGCATTTGCCAGCGAACACCAGAATTGTCAGGTTCGTCATTGGCACCCTGCTCTCTTCACAGATGAAagcaggttcacactgagcacatgtgacaggcaTGACAGAGTCTGAAGTTATGCTGCCTGTAACATCATTCGGCATGACATGTTTGGCAGTGGGTCAGTGATGTTCTGGGGAGGTGTGAGTGATGTCTGTGTAGGCAGTTCCTGAATGACAAAGACATTAATGCCATTGACTGGCCCTCATGTTCCCCAGATGAAAATCGAACTCCTCCCTATGGGACAATATGTATTGGTGTATCTGATACATAACGTTGCATATGTATTGGATATAACTACCATCACAGACTGTCTAGGAGCTCGCTGATGCCTTGATCCAGGACTGGGAGGAGATCCCCAAGGTCATCATCCACTGACTCTTAGGGAGCATGCCCAGACACTGTCTGGAGTACATACATGCACGTGGAGGCCACACACAATACTGAGTGACACTAAAAGTTGCTGTGATTAAATTCACGCAAGTTGAATCAGTCTGCgatttaaaaatgttcctttaatttttggtttggttttgaatccagcccCCAATTggttgatgattttggttttcagtcactgttcccaacaaattatacaatgtTCATCAGTAAAGATATTTCACTTGTTCATCAAGATATGATGTGGGATTTAACTGTTCCTTTAATCTTTTGGAGCAGTGTATAATTAGTATACTGATAATGTGCACCAATTTGAAAAATTACAGACACTTGTGTTTACACTGcaaatatcatttaaaaaacacagtcaAGACAACATCACTGCATTCGACAAATATTCATCCAAGAAGAAACAGTATATTTAGTGTCAAACTGGTAATACAACTTCTTTGCTGTATTTGACACATCTGTCAAATCTGCTCTACTATCAGTCAAATTGCTCAAGTCACAGATACCAGCAAACCATAAaacaaggatttaaaaaaagtagtATTTTACCAACAAAAGCAATTTTAATGtgattaaataaaactgatatgCGTTAATCCATTACATACAAGATCAGTTGCATGTTGATGTTGTTACCAGGAAGTTATCAATATAATTGGGAAACTGCTTGTACTAATTGTTAGATAGCGTTGCCCTTCGTATTTCTTTGCAGAGGATATTTTTCACCTCTCTGTGCATTTTTTGGCTGTTTCAAGAAGTACACCTGAACACAGTAATATGTAATTCAGTCGGTCAGCGGACATGTAATGCAGAAAAATTAGACATTAACAATGTTACTTACCACTCTGATACATCCTGCTCCAGTCTTGGTTGTAAATTATCTGGACAACCGGCTCCTCTCTGTCACTATTCACCATtatcaaagtgtgtttttagCTTTAGTGGCTCGGCAGCTCAGCTGGCACCGGCCCGCACCCGATATACACTATCAGCAGTTGCCCAATCACAAGAGACTGGACCTGATGGCAAATCAGAGCAGACTCAGCTTTCTAGCGATAGGGGGCAGACTCTGAGAGCATCTGCTCCAGCTTATACAGGGAGAGAATGGAGAAACTAATGTGTTTTCAGAACACTGGAGcctgtaaaccttttcaagtagtgacccaaattaaaatcagaaaccAAAATATGGGGAATAATGGTCCCCTTTAAGCATTTTTCCAATCAAATCCCAATAAAACTCCTACAGGCCAGCTttggaaattatatattatatcatggACATATTCTGCCACAAACACATCCCCCTCCCACCAAATTTGGTACTATATGTTCTGGTGAGATCGTAAATAATAACTGGAAATAGTATATTGATTGCTGAATATGGTTACGGCCTATTAATCAATACCTGGCATCTTATTTCACAGCAAAATAGGctttatacattatttatttattattattgatgtaaAACACCAAATTTGGTATGCGTTCTTGGAGGAATGAGATACACATCTCTTGAGTCTCACCCATAGGTGGCACCACAAATACCTAAACTGCATACCTCAAACCAGAGAGGTAAGAATTTCAAGTAAATCAATAAATTAACTGCCATATTAATTTATGTGGTGGACTGGGCCTCATGTCTTAGCTCATAACAGTaatgaaataattcaaataaaaaatttgaaaaatacattttagtcaTGTTTATCTTTGTAAACTGCTACAATCATCACTTAGAgtaatgtcaaatgtttttaccTGACAAAGGACAGCTTGCCCACCATCTTGGTCATGGGTTATTCTGACGATTACCATATCCCTCTGATGAGGGACCTCCCCTTTCAGCTCTCCCCAAAGCTCCACTTCCCCTCCTCCCTGAGTATCCCTGACATAGAATTTTCCACTCGCCAACACACTCAGTTCCTGCTCTGTGCTGTCTTCCTTTATGAAGTTCAGCCTGCTGACCTTTCTTTGCCTCTCCCTGACTTCCAGACAAAGGCCTGCAGGGCACAGGGTAGATGCAAGCCCCAAGACCCTGCCACCCTGGCTCAGGTAGGTGAGAAAGCAGGTCTGAAGTTGGGGGGTCAGGGCTTCCTCTTCAGCCACTACCAGGAGCCTGGTGTTTTCCAGCCATGGATGGCTCAGGGCCTGCTGTGGTTGGAGATGATATATTACATGGTTTTCCATGTTGATACACTCTGATAAAACTTGGCAAACAGTTTGAAAACGCTCCTGGCAACCATCCGTGTACACCAGAACATTTGGTGGTTTGTTATTACAGTCAAAACCACCAATTTGACTAAAAAAGCCTCCGGTGTCTTGCTGATGTTCATCCAAAGTCTTAGCTTCACTATCTAGCTCAACTGAGTTATCATCAGGAAGGTCTGGAATGTTTTCAGCTGAGGCATATTTAACAGAGAGGATGGTGCTGTTTTCCATCTCCAAACATTCATTGCAGCTGGACAAGTGGAGGTGGTGTCCATGGCTCTCCATATGATGATGATTCCCCAAGGAATGATCCTCACAGTCACCAATCAGTCTTTTATCCTGGGTACCATGGAGGGGCTCTGATCCTCTTCGGTCCTCAGTCCTCCTCTTTGCCTGTGGGGTGAGGAGAAGGCTGCCTTTATGGCTCTGTGTGTGCCGGTGGTCAGCTAACAGGTTACAGGGTAAAGGTTCAACAACGCCCTCTTTGAgccattgtgatgtcacagtctTTGAGCTCTGTGGATATTGTTTCTCCAACAGCTCACTGAGAGTAGATTCTTGGAGGACAACAGCTAAAGGAAtgtcacaaaaatgtaaaaaaaacattatcagtGGTTACTTATATTTTGCACATGAGAACATATTACAAGTATTTCTTTTGACAGATCTTTGGGTTAGGCTTAACCGTAACCAATTGATTATACATATTGGTAAATCAGGTATGAAAATACCTTAAACTTAGCTTCATCAATATTTTCAACTAACAGGGGAGAGCAAAAAATTGCTCAATGATTAGGGATGGGCACTGTACTTTTAAGGGTCCCAACCAAATTAAGCCGATACTACCAGGAACTAATTTATGTTTAATTATCAGTACCAAATTACAGTACCTGTGAGTGCGTCTGGGTGAGAGAGTATGTATACGTGagtgagagtgacagagagagtaTACGTTAAATAAAGAGAGTGAGAGCATGTGACCCAACCCTGGAACGTGATCAAGCAGAGCTAATTTCTGATCAGTGCACAGTCAGAACAATGGCTAGTCAAAAGTGATCTCAGGTGTGAACTGTGTTCTtggttgaatttgaatgttggggcttacgaacttggatgacaccataGGAGCTGTATGGAtgcattattttttgtttgaagaATTGTTCCCCAGGTTACACTATTTGCCACTGACActaaaaagtgttttgtggactcaaacaatTCACCCAGCCCTCCATCAGCAAAAtgctgagtagataatgagtgaaatgttatttctctgtgaattatccctttaagTAACATTATGGCCGAAAGTTTAATATGAAACCAATACAGTGGAGACCTTTTAGAATGATCATGTCTCCTGGTGAAGGTTggcattttatttgttaaatagAGAGAGTAAAGTACCGTTGGGTACCGGTACCAGTTCAAATGTGAACAGTACCCAACCCTATCAATAatatatttggacattttagCAAACAGTTACCTCTTTACACATCCTGCATATACAAAGCATTAACACTCAACTGTACTAATGATGAAGTTAAGCTCAATATTGAGTCTccttttcatttagtttgtttgCAGGGTGCAGAGTTGGAGAGAATACGCTGTGTTTGTTCTTACAAGTGAcccatttaaaatatatatttaaaaaaaaattgaataataATTTAAGTTTGTTACAAATTATTCTTGCTGAGGTGTTCTGAGGCATTATGAAACTTCAACAAATTATAAAAAGCGCAAATTTGTAATATAATTAAAGGCAACATACGAACTATCTTCGAAGGCATAAGTCCATCTTCTAGCTGAAGGCAATCTTCTAGAAAAGCAACTCCCAGCTGACTGAAGTTATCGACAGTGGTCTGAGCCACCACCCTGAAGGGCTGGCAAGGGCTGCAGGCCAAAGGAAGACAATAATCGGACCACTTCAGCACCTGTACAGAACACATACCACAAGGTAGCTATTACTCTGCACTGCTCCATAGAACAGGAAAAGCTAGGTTTATTATGTCCTATTTACTGTACTGGATCACAGAAGTGATTTGTAAAAAGTAAGCCATCAATTTCGTGGTAGCTGCTTCAGcattcaaaaataatttctccATAAATTAGCTGTAAGGAGGGAACAGAATATTTAATTCTGACTGGTGAAAGTAGACATTATAAactatttaaaataaacataataggTGATTAAAATGggggaaataaatacataaatgtgaATACATACACTCAGCTATATATTTTACTGAATAATGGAATTGAGGTCagactgtaataataataatatctctGACAAGTTTACTCGTTAACTTGTGTGGTGCCTACTTTCTTATTCGATGTGTGGCGAGAATGGCAGCCCACTTTGTATCCTGTAGCTTCTATGATGAATGAAATATTCTCTATTTGTGGACCACGAACCAGAGAGGACCCCAACAGCACAGTCCATTTGCTGAGGTCATCACATGCCTGGGgacaggacagacacaaacaacaaaaaaagacaaccTCAAAACATTACAAGGCTGTTGATCATTAATTAATAGTTACTGACAGAAGTCAGGAAATGTTCAGAGGCACAGAAAGGCACTGTTCTGTAGAACCTGTGTAGTATGATTATACTTTACAGCAACATGTTAATATTCAGGCTGCAGCCACTTTACTAAACAAATGATTGAAAAATCTAATTGTACACAATCATGTTCACTTTTAACTTCAGAAAACACAGGCATCAACATCCCCACTATTACATCAGCTAGTTATACTACTCAACTAAACACTACAAAACCTTATTCAGCATTCAGTATTTGCTGTGAATCTAAAGCCCTGTACACAACTGGCATTAACATTTGGTTTTGTGATTCGATCACTAGTGGATATCTCTGAGTGCGTGTTCACACCACACCACATGCATCTGGTGATCAGATCGGAGAGGAGGGTACTGGCTGAATTAACTACAACTGCTGCCGTGTACTTGTACACGAAATGCAAGAGAAGCCATACTTGGGCTGAGTTTATTGCTGATTGGCTGTTAATTTTAGTTTAACTTACTTTAGCTGAAGACTGAAGATTTTTAACCAACCGGGGACAACATTCACAAGAGGTTTTCATCACACTCTTAAGGGTCTTTGAACCAAATTTCAGTTGGATCTGGTCGTGAGAAATTTAGTGCAGATTAGTATTGTACGATATGCCAATACTAGAAAGGTATTGCGCTACCCAGCCATTAAAAACATTACGATAACTAATTTTATTAGTATCAGTACTTTATGAATGGTGCCCGGGGCGCACTGGCTGTGAACGGCCATGGAACGGCTGCGTGACGTGGTTGTCAATAGTTCGTatattgaaactgtggtgaaagatgACTTTATTTTCATACTCTGCTATGAACTGTGTAAGGAATGCGGAGAATTTTATGGAGAAGAGCACCACCGAACAAAGgctgttctgctgctgttcaaCAGCTGGCGTGCCCTGGGCAAAAGTGCTTTGCTTTCAATCTATGCAGGCATGTCTGCAGTGCCTCACTGCAGCAGCTATCACATGTACCTATAATAACATTGTTTAACGTTATTAAAGTTAACAAGTTATGATCTTGATCTTTACAATAATCCAAATTATATATGCTATAAAATGAAGGCTACTTATCCATTGTCAAAAACCCATCTACATGCGTGAACACAGATAAACTATAATTTTATTGAGCACGGAAATAATGAACATAAATTACATTGTAAGTCTGGCATTTCATGGTGCTGAAGCTCAAACACAGGAGAAGTCTTACACTTCTGGTAACCTCACAAAATAATTAGGCCCTCTGCTATGACAATTTtgtcaattttttatttttttttctactacAGAAGTCTGGTGCCACTGGCTCAGATTGAACGACTCAAAAAATGATCGGTATCAAAATGTATGACTTGCTATCAGTAGCAAATCAAGCATCTGGGTATCATGACACTAGTGCAGATTGAACGATATATAGTCAAGTTGGAAGAACTTCCTGTTTCAAAACGAAATGAGAGTGCAACTTTTCATCTTGGAGGTTTTTAGGTTAAATTACCCAATATGAAGGATATGCTATCAATCCTCTAGGAAGAGTTTGTTTCTGAtcatttaatcttttattttctttgtaaggTGACCTTGGGTGACTTGAAAGGCACCtcgaaataaaatgtattattattattaggaagAGTTTGTTGAAGTACAATGCATGGAAATGGCAAAAACCAAGCAAAACATCACTACCTGTTGGGTTTAGGGTATGGGTTCAAGATGGACAtggtacatacagtatatctacTACATATATACAAACTCTCTGGACAAGTAATAAGTACTCTTCCTTTGCCATTGTCTCCTCAAGGCTCAGCAGTCCCAATATTTCCTCCTAAGCTCCTGATGTCTCTCTCCAGCCATGCCACTTTGTCAGAGGCTCATCCCTTGTGTAAAAAATGGAGCCCTGGTGCACCACTGCTAAAACAGGGATCTGGAATGATAAAATTACTCCATGTCCTATAAAATTTTGACCTGACCTTGGGAACAAGCTTGAAGGAGAGCACCTAGCTGCATGCCtcagggtttaaaaaaaaattacctgTCCCTGAGACACTCCCTTAAAGACAGACATAAGaaaagtttctttttcaaaagcAAGAAAAATCTAATGTTCGAACAGGGAATGCCAACTGTGCAAATAGGCAAATCACAAGAGACAAAAGTAGTGTCAGTATGTCATGCTCGTGTTGGCAGCTGATgttggatcatgatggtggatcctgatagCGGCAGTGGATAATTagttttttatagttttttctttggTGGCAGCTGACATGTGCAACTGCTATCTGATATGTAGGTGGTAGCACATCGTTTTGTGTGCGTGCAGTGCGCTTGTGTGTGCGAGCCCCTGAAACGTTAGTAAAGAAAAGGGAACTGACGTGTAGGGCTCGGGCGATGCGTAGACATAATAAACGTCATCGCTAACAAAAATACATCGAATTTTGCAATGTGTGTCGTAAGGAAGGTGGCTGTGCACAGTCAAAGCATGGACTCACGTGAAGTGCaagctgaaacaaaaaaagccCATGACCATTGAGCATATGTCACCAATAGAGGGATCGCGGTCCAGACCGGATCCAAAAGCCGTTCTATACAGACCTGGGATTAGATTGAGATGgagtgtttctatttttaacCTGCACTTTTTGCATCTTTACAATAGTCTTATATTACCCTGCACAGCCTTTTCCGTCTTTACGGTAGTAAATCCTGGCAGCACACGGTAGAGTTTACGCCACTGAACAAGAGAAAATGGATACAAAGAGTTAAGTTTAAGCCGTTtagttgttgattttttttagcTTCTCTCgatggctccctgtaaaattcagaatagatttcaaaatcctgctcctcacatttaaagctattaacaatcaagccccttcatatatcaaagacctaataacaccatattatccaaatagatcacttcgttcacaaaacacaggatctcttgtggttccaagagtctgtaagattagaacaggaggtagagcattcagctaccaggctcctctcctgtggaaccaactaactaaagttaaacttaaaatgttcctttttgataaagcctatagttagttctggatcagatgagtcctgaaccatcacttagttatgctgctataggtctagactgctggggcaactcccatcatccactgagcacttcttcacttctctctgtccctccacattcattcatttatttatgtcaatgactatttcactttgtactcccatagtctctcactctctttttctctctcatttcagatatctctgagcccggaacctcaggacaacaacttttactattactaattacaatatcgcagtaattcattatgatatcaaatgtgtctgttatcaataataattaatagcctttacactgttgttcactttttaactagtcagatctgatatctgatggcgctcaagtgtccccggtctttcttgccccccctctcccctacttccccctccccactatccctctctcccctcttttccacccatctctcatctcctttccccgttttcttttctcaccccaactggtcgaggcagatgaccgcccacattgactGGTTTTGCTAGAGgattctccctgttaatgaggggtttttttcctctccacagtcaccaaagtgcttgctcattgtgggaactgttgggttcctctatattttgatttaaaggtCTTacccttctatgtaaagtgccttgagataatgtatattatgatttggcgctatacaaataaaattgaattgaaatgaaatgaaatgaaatttttgttgagattgtttatatgtgcagtaagaaaaggggaaactcaaactacatctttttatttattttttctaaaattaagcactttatttatagttttttcaaaagcttttagtttttaaatgcaAACCTTATTTTACTTGAAACGAGAAAAgatcatttactttatttttattagataTAATAAGTGGAATAATGCTTTGCagtgcatttttgtttttggtcagatttgtttgtatttaagacAAGATgattaaatgaatataaataagacaagttttttaattttaatttttgatgaattattatattaatcGAGTAATGCAAAATAGACTTTTTGCCTTCATAGCCTTTCATGAGAAGGTTTTGGTTTCTTTCAAGCCAGTTGGAGGGTAACATTCTAAGTCACATGCCAAAAACTGAGAGTAGCCACACCATCAGCTGATCCCCTCCACATATACTCATCCATGTTAGGGGGACTGCATGGTGAGTTTTCAGGGCGATTTCAAGACCTGCAATCTGATACTCTACTGGCAGAGCACTTTATGTCAGACTGCTGGAGTTTTATTCTTCTCTCAAAAAGGACAACTTTCCACACATGAGGAGGCATGTTCAGAAAATGTTGGTTCTCTTTGGATCTACCTACATATGTGAACAAGTATTCTCTGTGATGAAGTTTAACAAATCCAGATCCTCTCTTCACTTATCCAACCTGACTTCAGTGAACTTGTTCAAGCCTAACAGAAACTAGATTTCTCTAActgtacaagaaaaaaaaaacagaaaaggtaATTAGGCGGTAATTAGACAACAAGCAATATAGTAATAGCACTTTgtataaagaaaatgtaatccTGATCTTTGAATTACTGCAACAACATGCATATTCATAATTGTTTTGGTAAATTTTGATTTAATAGTgatataatgttttattgcctaagtttgacattttgcccTTTCAGAGGAAGTTCTTCAATTCAATTTGCGCCATAGGTGTTGTATGACTTTGGCTTCCGGGGCTATAGCCCCGATTAATTTGCCACTCACCACTTTTATCAGTAAATCACTTTGAAACTTGTGAAAAACAATCTGGACCCAATTGCGCGTACATTCGCTGACagcaaaatgtgaaaataccaTTTGCTAATTCGGAGTATTTTGTGTTAATAAGCATCCAACTGCTGAGTAGACAATGTGCTTTTATGTTTACACTGACCCAGTGTGTGTAACTGGTCACATGATAAATGTTTTCAGGGGCACATTTgtgacattgtgttttgttgtctttcaagcctgcagaagaggagaaaTAATGTACATCTTGGGGTGCATGTTCTTCTCTTAACTAGGAAACAAAATAGGCTTGTTTAGTGTATAAAAAAGTTTATTAATACAATAACAAGCAACTAGAGCCAAATTATATTGAAATCTACCAACCCCCCCGTGCTCTGGGCTCAGCCT is part of the Paralichthys olivaceus isolate ysfri-2021 chromosome 15, ASM2471397v2, whole genome shotgun sequence genome and encodes:
- the hlcs gene encoding biotin--protein ligase isoform X3 — encoded protein: MLVKMLITLCYVYMWVRFHKCYSVLIRNSLSRLKGSSFSFSVCSSSASAETTATPTGCQTDARQYLGSLPPEDIVFLQLGDKAVYLTDPQACDDLSKWTVLLGSSLVRGPQIENISFIIEATGYKVGCHSRHTSNKKVLKWSDYCLPLACSPCQPFRVVAQTTVDNFSQLGVAFLEDCLQLEDGLMPSKIVPVVLQESTLSELLEKQYPQSSKTVTSQWLKEGVVEPLPCNLLADHRHTQSHKGSLLLTPQAKRRTEDRRGSEPLHGTQDKRLIGDCEDHSLGNHHHMESHGHHLHLSSCNECLEMENSTILSVKYASAENIPDLPDDNSVELDSEAKTLDEHQQDTGGFFSQIGGFDCNNKPPNVLVYTDGCQERFQTVCQVLSECINMENHVIYHLQPQQALSHPWLENTRLLVVAEEEALTPQLQTCFLTYLSQGGRVLGLASTLCPAGLCLEVRERQRKVSRLNFIKEDSTEQELSVLASGKFYVRDTQGGGEVELWGELKGEVPHQRDMVIVRITHDQDGGQAVLCQVHLEIAPENFSTEGFDELKVSNALRYEVLTEILISLGLSCELNHDLTPTPVHLLAISLEEKAYFLKWLETQADQNGCLTLSKQALRMVSCSELQDGYLLREGSLDLVTDSSESQSWAEFRMETYRKNLQTSLLGHTLLYTEMVSSTMDLLEGLTLRLPKDVGLIAVAGRQSQGRGRGKNTWLSPLGCAMFTLKIQVELSSRLGQRIPFLQHLAALAVVEAVRTLPGYQDIDLRVKWPNDIYYSNLMKLGGVLVTSTVIGSTFHLLIGCGFNVTNSNPTVCINDLIQQYNTQYNCSLEPLSCAQLIARTVSCLEVLISSFQHGGPDAILPTYYKRWLHR
- the hlcs gene encoding biotin--protein ligase isoform X2; amino-acid sequence: MLVKMLITLCYVYMWVRFHKCYSVLIRNSLSRLKGSSFSFSVCSSSASAETTATPTGCQTDARQYLGSLPPEDIVFLQLGDKAVYLTDPQACDDLSKWTVLLGSSLVRGPQIENISFIIEATGYKVGCHSRHTSNKKVLKWSDYCLPLACSPCQPFRVVAQTTVDNFSQLGVAFLEDCLQLEDGLMPSKIVPVVLQESTLSELLEKQYPQSSKTVTSQWLKEGVVEPLPCNLLADHRHTQSHKGSLLLTPQAKRRTEDRRGSEPLHGTQDKRLIGDCEDHSLGNHHHMESHGHHLHLSSCNECLEMENSTILSVKYASAENIPDLPDDNSVELDSEAKTLDEHQQDTGGFFSQIGGFDCNNKPPNVLVYTDGCQERFQTVCQVLSECINMENHVIYHLQPQQALSHPWLENTRLLVVAEEEALTPQLQTCFLTYLSQGGRVLGLASTLCPAGLCLEVRERQRKVSRLNFIKEDSTEQELSVLASGKFYVRDTQGGGEVELWGELKGEVPHQRDMVIVRITHDQDGGQAVLCQVHLEIAPENFSTEGFDELKVSNALRYEVLTEILISLGLSCELNHDLTPTPVHLLAISLEEKAYFLKWLETQADQNGCLTLSKQALRMVSCSELQDGYLLREGSLDLVTDSSESQSWAEFRMETYRKNLQTSLLGHTLLYTEMVSSTMDLLEGLTLRLPKDVGLIAVAGRQSQGRGRGKNTWLSPLGCAMFTLKIQVELSSRLGQRIPFLQHLAALAVVEAVRTLPGYQDIDLRVKWPNDIYYSNLMKLGGVLVTSTVIGSTFHLLIGCGFNVTNSNPTVCINDLIQQYNTQYNCSLEPLSCAQLIARTVSCLEVLISSFQHGGPDAILPTYYKRWLHSLFQTVMEEVSMVSK